The DNA window AGCCGGAGATAAAAATGGGAGGATCACTTTGTTTCTGCAAAACCTTCCAGTGGCTGCAGTCAGCTTTTACACTGCAGGGACAAGGTCTTCTTGTTTTTCACGTgaaaaactgaagcacagagaGTTTCCCTGTGGCAGTTCACCTGCCGTATCATTGCGACAGCTTAGAGCAACCTCTTGGTCTGTCGTTCTGTCCACTGAGCTCAGGATTTCAGTTAAATCGTTGTTTATCAATTTAACTCAAACTACTAGAGTTCAGGAGAAAAATCAGGACAGTTATAATTGTCACTTGGTGTGCGAGAAAGTATGTTGTCTAACTGGACAAGAaactcttccctcttcccctccccaggGTTTAGTTTTCCTGCGGTTACGTGACGCTCTCCTCCCCCTCCGTGCGTGTCAAAGGATCCGCGGTGCTCACGTTGCTCTCTCTTACAGATTCATCCCGTATTGCTCAAGTGATGTTTGGAGTGGCGCCTCATCCAAGTCTGAGAAAAGTGAGTGTTGCTGACGGGCTGTCGCTGCCCCAGACATCACACGTTGGAGGATGTGGCCAGACTTCTGTGAAATTACATGAAAGAAGAACAGGCCTTTTCTTGCTGAAGGGCAGGAAAGAATATCAAGCTACTTCCAGATAAAACATCCTGATCTCTTTAGCTCAGGCTGTTTTGACAGAGTTCAGAGCCACTGCAGAGATGTTACACTGATGCAGTATGCAAGGATTAGAGGGATGAAATTCCTCTTAGATGAATCTCCAGGTTCCAGCAGGCAGCAAATTAAATGGTGTAGCTGAGGAACCATGGTTTGTGGCATGCGACTGCGGCTGTGCTGATGTGAGAGGCAAGTGCAGTGGATTTAGTTTCAGGCTTCCATCGGAAGGATTTGTGGCCTTTGAAAGGAGCCGTTGTGTGTCAGGCTCAAGCTGCCTGCAGGTTTCTTCAGGAAGCGAAGAATAGTTGATATTAATATGTGCATTGCCATCAGCTGTCATTTTGATGATGGTGGAAGTCTGGGAGTCTGCTTAAAGGAGTCCTCTTCCAGATTAACCTGGATTTCATGGAAATGAATTATTCTACCTCTTGTCCTTCTCAGGATTTCCCAGTAATATCGGTAgaaacatcatagaatcaccaggttggaaaagacccatcggatcatcaaatccaaccattcccatcaatcactaaaccatgttcctcagcatgtcccttaaacccctccagggaaggtgactcaaccccctccctgggcagcctctgccagtgcccaatgaccctttccgtgaaaaattttttcctaatgttcagcttgaacctcccctggtggagcttgaggccattccctctcgtcctgtcccctgtcacctgggagaagagcccagctccctcctctccacagcctcctttcaggtagttggagagagcaatgaggtctcccctcagcctcctccaggctaaacacccccagctctctcagccgttccccataaggcctgttctccagccccctcaccagcttcgttgctcttctctggactcgctccagagaagagcttaGTTCAGGGGCTTAGTTCTCTACTTGTCAGTTCATGAAGAGTTTTCTTTGACTAGAATGGAATCTAGTCTATCTGCTGATAAACTGTTGATCACTGTTGATCATCGAGGCTGCTACGAGCAAAGAACTGGGCCTAGGATGCCACAGGATGTGGCTGAAAAGGCAGAAGGTTAACGCTTTTCTCTAAGTTGATCTGTGAGCTCTGGCCTTCAGCTAGATGATGTGTCCCTCGACATGTGTCTTCACATACTCTTATATTGAGAAAACCACCACTCCTGGCTACCGCAGATGGGCTTTTTGGCACAGTAAGGGGCATTTTCACTTCAGTAGAGCTTCTTAGGATTGTTTTGCTGTGGCTTCGTTTTGATGATGCCAAGGAAGTCACGGTCTAACATTTTATGAAACATTGCTTGCCTGAACTGGCTTTATGAACCGGGAATAAAGGGATGCAGCAAGTTGGAACTGAGATTCCAGGTGGTAGGAGGGTGTGCCTATTCCTCGTGTATAGAGAAAGGGTCCCAGCaccttcctttttgttttccttctctaaaTTTTCCAGTTCCTAAGCACCGTTGTAGGAAGGTGACCTTGTGTGGCTGTGTGTTCTGTTCACTCTATCCTCTTTCTGTCAGGGAAGCAGGTTTTGTACGGTGTGGGGGGAAGTATCTCCTGTCAGATGAATGTGAGACGGGTGGAGAACGTGTCTCGTTTTAGGTTCTTGATCCCTTCATAATGTTCTCAAGAATTTGTGGACGGTCTTAGCCTGGATAGGAAACGGTTTTGTTGACACTGAGCTCTCTCTTGCAGATGAATATGCCTTCATGGGAGCACTGATCATTCAGGAGGTTATAAAGGAGCTGGTGGGAAAAGGTCTTAGCACTGCGAAAGTGTTGCTGCTAGCAGGGAGTAGGTAGGTATCCATGAGGTTTTCTGTGGGGAAGACACATTTCCACAGGAGAAGGGTGCTAGGGAGGctgtctctgcagctcctgaaaaatTTCTCCTAGAACTACGGTAACACAAACACAGCAGATGTATCTCTGCTCAGTCCTCTCCTTTGAGCGGTGCAGTAGGAGATGATATAATGCGAGGAGGTGGGAAcacatccctccttccctgcattTGCATGCTGGCTCCTGGTGGCCTCCACCACACGCTTGTGAATGGATTTGGGGTGTCTGAATTAAAAACTCAGACCTGCCAGACACAGGTGCTCAGAAACTTGCTGCGTTGTAGAAAGCTGTGGTTCACGCAGCACGTGTCGCACGGGGTGTAATGTAGAAGTTACAGAGGGTGAATGTGTCTCGCTTCAGATTCATTCGGGTTCTCAACAGCCGAACCCCTTGCAAATGCTCTAAAATGCAAATACCACCCGGAAGAAAGACCAAGAACGAGGTTTGGGTTCTGAGGTACTAGATTGCTACTCAGCGCTGGCAAGGCAataacttagaatcatagaatcaccaggttggaagagacccaccagatcatcgagtccaaccattcctatcaaatactaaaccacgtccctcagcgcctcgtccacccgtcccttaaacccctccagggaaggtgactcaactacctccctgggcagcctctgccagtgcccaatgaccctttccatgaactTGATGACTACTGAGCTAGTAGTGAGTTATCCTCTGGATAGATAAGGTTGTGCATTGCGTGTTGCTGCTGGGAGAGGGTACGCGTGCCAGCCAGCCGTTTAATAGCTGTGTGTGCCTCATGCCTGCAGTATTGACATTGCTGTTACAGTGCCGGAGGGACAGGAGTGCTCCTGAATGTGGATCGAgtggcagagcagctggaggagatgggttATCAAGGGATTCAGGTTCGAGGCTTGGCAGACTCCGGATGGTTCCTGGATAATAAACAATATCGCAGAACTGACTGTATTGATACCATAACGTGTGCTCCAACAGAAGCCATCAGAAGAGGAATAAGGTACAGTCAGATGCTCTGAAGTACTCTTTTACCAtatcatagaacagaatcatagaattatagaatcaccaggttggaaaagacccatgggatcatcgagtccaaccattcctatcaaatactaaaccatgtccctcggcagctcatccacccatcccttaaacacctcgagggaaggggactcaaccccctccctgggcagcctgttccagttatAGTCCAGAGAAGATGTCTTGCTCCCCGTCTTCCTTTGTTTTGATACTTAGGTATTTATGAGCTATGTCAGTGGCTGTTCAATTATTTTATTGGAGAAGACGGTAATTTAAAATCTAGACACGCAAAAGAATGTATGTAATTGCAGATGCTCTAGAATGTGTTGATGGGAGAATGTAGTCAAGACAGAACTCTGCTGTCAATAAGTTTTAACTGTAACCAGAACAGAAACAGACTGGGATTTGGGAAGTCTGTTGTTAAGATTGTGCCATGACCTTATTGTGttactgctttcttttccaggtACTGGAATGGTATTGTTCCTGAACGCTGTAGGCTGCAGTTTAAAGAGGGAGAGGAATGGAACTGCTTTTTTGGATACAAGATTTACCCCACTCTTCGATGTAAGTATCGGAGGAGGGATATAAAACGTATGCCAGGGTTTCCTCCCTATCTGCAGCAATTCCTTTGCtaaatattttgtcttcctAGGTCCAGTCTTCATTGTGCAGTGGCTCTTTGATGAGGCCCAGCTCACTGTAGACAACGTGCACCTCACTGGCCAGCCTGTTCAGGAGGGGCAGTGGCTCTACATCCAGAATCTGGGTAGGGAGCTGAGAAACACCTTGAAGGACGTGACGTAAGTATTACGTTAAGGAAAACCTGCCATTTTTTATATCTAAGAGACAGTCTTACCCAGTATCCCAGTATCTACATCAAGAAACTTGCCTTTTTCATTTCTGGATAAGTACAAAGTGAATTCTAGCTTCACAATTACCCTTTGTTATTGATAGAaatatgcttttttaattttctgcccCCAAGATGAGGTCCGAGACTCCTTGCCCTTGCACAGCCATTGACCTCACAGGGAGAAATGCTGATCATAAAACATCCAGAGAGTTTGTTGGACAGGAGCAGAGGAATCGTTAAtgtgcctttacttgctttgtGCAAGAGCAAGTGTTCAGGAGTCTCTTGTTGCAAATGTTAGGCAGGGTGGAACCCCTTTCCTTCTGGTTATTTTCCAGTCCAATTGAGTTTTATACaatggtgagggggctggagaacaggccttatgaggagcggctgagagagctgggggtgtttagcctggagaagaggaggctgaggggagacctcattgctctctccaactacctgaaaggaggttgtggagaggagggagctgggctcttctcccaggtgacaggggacaggacgagagggaatgtcctcaagctccaccaggggaggttctggctggacattaggaaaaaatttttcatggaaagggtcattgtgcactggcagaggctgcccagggagggggttgactcaccttccctggagggatttaagggacaggtggacgaggcgctgagggacatggtttagtgactgatgggaatagttggatttgatgatccgatgggtcttttccaacctggtgattctacgattctatgatagtCATTGCTGTTGCTAAGAATTTTGTCAGAGGCAGCAAAAATTCCACCCTCTACCTAGTCTGGAAGGTTCTATTTAGCAGGAGTTGCTTTGTCTTTCCACGATCTAATCCACGTGtgtccttttttccttcagcgCTAGCTTTGCTCCTGCCTGTTTGTCCCATGAGATCATTACGCGCAAGTGAGTGCTTTTGCAGACCGTTTGAAAGGTCAACGGGGAAACGGTGGGGGAATTGGCCAGTTCTGGCAGCCCGACCCCTCTGATATTCTCCGTACGGTTTGTCTTTCAGTCACTGGACAGACATCCAGGTGAAGGGGACGTCGTTACCCCGTGCCCTGCACTGCTGGGATCGGAGCCTGCACGAGAGCAACAAGAATGGGAAGGCGCCTCTGAAAGGCTGCCCGATTCATCTGATCGACAGCTGCCCGTGGCCTCACTGCAACCCCTCGTGCCCCACCATCCGGGACCAGTTCACGGGGCAGGAGATGAACGTGATCCAGTTCCTCATGCACATGGGTTTCGATGTCCAGAAGATGGCACAGCAACAGGGCCTGGAGCCCAGTAAACTTCTGGGGATGCTCAGCAGCGGGAACTAGGAAAGGGGTCTTCGGAGGGGCAGAGAGATGAGATCAGGAGGagcctctcagcccttctcccaTCCTTTCTAATC is part of the Phaenicophaeus curvirostris isolate KB17595 chromosome 19, BPBGC_Pcur_1.0, whole genome shotgun sequence genome and encodes:
- the NOTUM gene encoding palmitoleoyl-protein carboxylesterase NOTUM; translation: MGTAAVHLLLLLGLLHAGPGGEGRKGWRRRGSAPRERGGGGGGGEAAAESFPLDFTAVEGNMDSFMAQVKSLAQSLYPCSAQALPHELRLHLLHNGSVTCNDGSPAGYYLKESKGSRRWLLFLEGGWYCFSRENCDTRYGAMRRLMSSREWPPTRVGTGILSSQPEENPHWWNANMVFIPYCSSDVWSGASSKSEKNEYAFMGALIIQEVIKELVGKGLSTAKVLLLAGSSAGGTGVLLNVDRVAEQLEEMGYQGIQVRGLADSGWFLDNKQYRRTDCIDTITCAPTEAIRRGIRYWNGIVPERCRLQFKEGEEWNCFFGYKIYPTLRCPVFIVQWLFDEAQLTVDNVHLTGQPVQEGQWLYIQNLGRELRNTLKDVTASFAPACLSHEIITRNHWTDIQVKGTSLPRALHCWDRSLHESNKNGKAPLKGCPIHLIDSCPWPHCNPSCPTIRDQFTGQEMNVIQFLMHMGFDVQKMAQQQGLEPSKLLGMLSSGN